A region from the Kribbella shirazensis genome encodes:
- a CDS encoding Fpg/Nei family DNA glycosylase, producing the protein MPELPDVEGFRRVLTEHALGRRIRQVEVLDAGVLRGVTGAGLRRALTGHQFREPWRHGKHLVVPVTGSRDGAAVLLHFGMTGSLYWAVDEKRQRFDRVVFGFAHGELRFQDMRKLHGLRYAPDRETVERLLAGLGPDAAELTSAGLRDRLAARRGQVKPALMDQSTVAGLGNLLTDEILWRARIDPHRSCTQLDGADIRRLHTRMRTVLRQSIAAGRVPPRKNWLTGRRDDPAGSCPRCGTPLSHAWVGGRGTTWCRHCQPC; encoded by the coding sequence ATGCCTGAGCTGCCCGACGTCGAAGGGTTCCGGCGGGTGCTGACCGAGCACGCGCTCGGCCGCCGGATCCGCCAGGTCGAGGTGCTCGACGCCGGGGTACTTCGGGGCGTGACCGGCGCCGGTCTGCGGCGGGCGCTGACAGGTCATCAGTTCCGCGAGCCGTGGCGGCACGGCAAGCACCTCGTCGTACCGGTCACGGGCTCGCGCGACGGAGCCGCCGTTCTGCTGCACTTCGGCATGACGGGCTCGCTGTACTGGGCGGTGGACGAGAAGCGGCAGCGTTTCGATCGCGTCGTGTTCGGTTTCGCCCACGGAGAGTTGCGGTTCCAGGACATGCGCAAGCTGCACGGCCTGCGGTACGCACCGGACCGGGAGACCGTCGAGCGCTTGCTCGCCGGCCTCGGGCCCGACGCCGCGGAGCTGACTTCCGCGGGGCTGCGTGATCGGCTCGCTGCCCGTCGTGGTCAGGTCAAGCCGGCGCTGATGGATCAGTCGACCGTGGCCGGCCTCGGCAACCTCCTCACCGACGAGATCCTTTGGCGAGCCCGGATCGACCCGCACCGGTCCTGCACGCAACTGGACGGCGCCGACATCCGGCGGTTGCACACCCGGATGCGGACGGTCCTGCGGCAGTCGATCGCGGCGGGCCGGGTGCCACCGCGGAAGAACTGGCTGACCGGACGACGTGACGATCCAGCCGGCTCCTGTCCCCGGTGCGGAACGCCGCTGTCGCACGCCTGGGTCGGTGGCCGAGGTACAACGTGGTGCCGACACTGCCAGCCATGCTGA
- a CDS encoding dihydrofolate reductase family protein codes for MRTLITTAFISLDGVVEAPGGEPGYRNTGWTFKDIPFDEAAYALKGEEQEQATALLLGRVSYQAFSPVWPGMTEDFAGYNAMPKYVVSTTLQDSDLVSNWGETTILRSLDDVAALKETDGGPIIVNGSVTLNRNLSDAGLIDQYNLLVFPVLLGAGKRLFSDADRDKLKLTLTASESYSNGIQKLQYDVQH; via the coding sequence ATGCGTACCCTCATCACCACCGCGTTCATCTCCCTCGACGGCGTGGTCGAGGCGCCCGGCGGCGAGCCGGGGTACCGGAACACGGGCTGGACGTTCAAGGACATCCCGTTCGACGAGGCGGCGTACGCGCTGAAGGGCGAGGAGCAGGAGCAGGCCACCGCGCTGCTGCTCGGCCGGGTCAGCTACCAGGCGTTCTCGCCGGTCTGGCCGGGGATGACCGAGGACTTCGCGGGCTACAACGCGATGCCGAAGTACGTCGTCTCGACCACCCTGCAGGACAGCGACCTCGTCTCGAACTGGGGTGAGACCACCATCCTCCGCTCGCTCGACGACGTGGCCGCGCTCAAGGAGACCGACGGCGGCCCGATCATCGTCAACGGCAGCGTCACCCTGAACCGCAACCTGTCCGACGCGGGACTCATCGACCAGTACAACCTGCTGGTCTTCCCGGTCCTCCTCGGCGCCGGCAAGCGCCTCTTCAGCGACGCCGACCGGGACAAGCTGAAGCTCACCCTGACCGCCAGCGAGTCCTACTCCAACGGCATCCAGAAGCTCCAGTACGACGTACAGCACTAA
- a CDS encoding VOC family protein, with product MSTDLKLEAVVIPVADVDRSKEFYGGLGWRLDADFAFDNGFRVVQFTPPGSPASVQFGSNITSAEPGTAQGLYLVVTDVEAARSELLAQGAKVSEVFHPSAPGAQFRPGEDGGRVAGPAGDRSSYGSFATFSDPDGNTWLLQEVTTRLPGRVSDATYTSIEDLEAALRRAAGAHGEHEARTGQADENWPAWYATYLHAERTGAELPL from the coding sequence ATGAGCACCGACCTGAAACTGGAAGCCGTCGTCATCCCGGTCGCGGATGTGGACCGGTCGAAGGAGTTCTACGGCGGCCTGGGCTGGCGGCTGGACGCGGACTTCGCGTTCGACAACGGGTTCCGGGTCGTGCAGTTCACGCCGCCGGGCTCCCCCGCGTCGGTCCAGTTCGGCAGCAACATCACCTCGGCCGAGCCGGGCACCGCGCAGGGCCTGTACCTGGTCGTCACCGACGTCGAGGCCGCCCGGTCCGAGCTGCTCGCGCAGGGCGCCAAGGTCAGCGAGGTCTTCCACCCGAGCGCGCCGGGTGCCCAGTTCCGTCCGGGTGAGGACGGCGGCCGGGTGGCCGGGCCCGCGGGCGACCGGTCCAGCTACGGCTCGTTCGCGACGTTCAGCGACCCGGACGGCAACACCTGGCTGCTGCAGGAGGTCACCACACGCCTTCCCGGCCGGGTCAGCGACGCCACCTACACCTCGATCGAGGACCTCGAGGCCGCGCTGCGCCGCGCCGCCGGCGCCCACGGCGAGCACGAGGCCCGCACCGGCCAGGCCGACGAGAACTGGCCTGCCTGGTACGCCACCTACCTGCACGCGGAACGGACCGGCGCCGAACTTCCGCTGTGA
- a CDS encoding VOC family protein has product MAIKRMDHIGVVFEDLAAAKEFFLELGMELVGETTVSGAWVDGVSGMTDVVADISFLRTPDGHGQLELTTYRKPLATTLEPSAPPNTLGIRNLMFVVDDVHDTVERLKAHGGELVGTIEEYGPSIHFCYLRGPQGVIIALAEELDR; this is encoded by the coding sequence ATGGCGATCAAGCGTATGGACCACATCGGCGTTGTGTTCGAGGACCTCGCGGCGGCGAAGGAGTTCTTCCTCGAGCTCGGTATGGAACTCGTCGGCGAGACCACGGTCTCCGGCGCCTGGGTGGACGGGGTGTCCGGCATGACGGACGTCGTGGCCGACATCTCGTTCCTCCGGACACCCGACGGCCACGGGCAGCTCGAGCTGACGACGTACCGCAAGCCGCTCGCGACGACCCTCGAGCCGTCCGCACCACCGAACACGCTCGGCATCCGGAACCTGATGTTCGTGGTCGACGACGTCCACGACACCGTCGAGCGCCTGAAGGCCCACGGCGGCGAGCTGGTCGGCACGATCGAGGAGTACGGACCGTCCATCCACTTCTGCTACCTGCGCGGCCCCCAAGGCGTCATCATCGCGCTCGCGGAGGAGCTCGACCGCTGA
- a CDS encoding GNAT family N-acetyltransferase has protein sequence MGTPMIDVRPASVFEDVRDVIGPKSPTANVCFCLSYRIPSKLNNELRGPARAEYVAGLCRETPAPGVLAYDGDTPVGWAAIAPRAATTFARNRKIPHVDDLPVWSLWCIRVRPGHRGQGISHALITGAVDFARENGAPVVEAYPLDNGDSKVDLTMAYAGIRKNFERAGFTKAADTTSTLAGHPRILMRLDVRS, from the coding sequence ATGGGAACACCCATGATCGATGTCCGGCCCGCGAGCGTGTTCGAGGACGTGCGGGATGTGATCGGGCCGAAGTCGCCGACGGCCAATGTGTGCTTCTGCTTGAGCTATCGCATCCCGTCCAAGCTGAACAACGAGCTGCGCGGGCCGGCGCGGGCGGAGTACGTCGCCGGGCTGTGCCGGGAGACGCCCGCTCCGGGGGTGCTGGCGTACGACGGTGACACGCCGGTCGGCTGGGCCGCGATCGCGCCGCGAGCCGCGACCACGTTCGCGCGGAACCGGAAGATCCCGCACGTCGACGACCTGCCGGTGTGGTCGTTGTGGTGCATCCGCGTCCGGCCCGGTCATCGCGGTCAGGGCATCTCGCATGCGCTGATCACCGGTGCCGTCGACTTCGCCCGCGAGAACGGCGCGCCGGTCGTCGAGGCCTACCCGCTGGACAACGGCGACAGCAAGGTGGATCTCACAATGGCGTACGCCGGGATCCGCAAGAACTTCGAGCGCGCCGGCTTCACCAAGGCCGCCGACACCACGTCGACCCTCGCCGGCCATCCCCGGATCTTGATGCGCCTCGACGTCCGCAGCTGA
- a CDS encoding AraC family transcriptional regulator codes for MEPLLFESQDLGKTEEFLNRAYTKMQIGGGASDVRTRISRATAESLSVDRLEICFEMSYDADPLGKICLCEVYSGSIVDHTTGGRREDFHPGDLVSFAPPDRPMAGKVRRSTYSITMFDPALLTRVAGVSRKGNAPVRLLEHRPHSRQAARQLSRTIAYLGDHALPDPVVQASPLVLASLAQLLASSVLATFPNTAMTDREGRDARPASIRRALAYMESNLDQAIGVADIAAAAGVTVRALQTAFQRHLGTTPLAHLRRLRLAEVRAELLAADPSVSTVVGIAARWGFHHHGRMTAAYRELYGELPSTTLARS; via the coding sequence ATGGAGCCGTTGCTGTTCGAGAGCCAGGATCTGGGGAAGACCGAGGAATTCCTCAACCGGGCGTACACCAAGATGCAGATCGGCGGTGGCGCCTCGGATGTGCGGACCCGCATCTCGCGGGCGACCGCCGAGTCACTGAGCGTGGACCGGCTCGAGATCTGCTTCGAGATGAGCTACGACGCCGACCCGCTCGGCAAGATCTGCCTCTGCGAGGTGTACTCCGGCAGCATCGTCGACCACACCACCGGCGGCCGGCGCGAGGACTTCCATCCGGGCGACCTGGTGTCGTTCGCGCCCCCGGACCGGCCGATGGCCGGCAAGGTCCGGCGGTCGACGTACAGCATCACGATGTTCGACCCGGCGCTGCTCACCCGGGTCGCCGGGGTCAGCAGGAAGGGCAACGCTCCGGTGCGATTGCTCGAGCACCGCCCGCACTCGCGTCAGGCGGCGCGCCAGCTGTCGCGGACGATCGCGTACCTGGGCGACCACGCGCTCCCGGATCCGGTGGTCCAGGCGTCACCGCTGGTCCTCGCGTCCCTCGCGCAGCTGCTCGCCTCGAGCGTCCTGGCGACCTTCCCGAACACCGCGATGACCGACCGCGAAGGCCGGGACGCGCGGCCCGCGAGCATCCGGCGCGCGCTGGCGTACATGGAGTCGAATCTCGATCAGGCGATCGGCGTCGCCGACATCGCGGCGGCCGCCGGTGTCACCGTGCGGGCACTGCAGACCGCGTTCCAGCGTCACCTCGGCACGACGCCGCTGGCGCACCTCCGCAGGCTTCGGCTGGCCGAGGTGCGTGCGGAGCTGCTGGCCGCCGATCCGTCCGTCAGCACTGTCGTGGGCATCGCCGCGCGGTGGGGCTTCCACCATCACGGCCGGATGACCGCGGCGTACCGCGAGCTGTACGGCGAGCTGCCGAGCACGACCCTGGCGCGCAGCTAG
- a CDS encoding methyltransferase domain-containing protein gives MFDYDAELKFYREAFRTACGIRPGDRVLDVGCGTGQTTRDAARDAAPGPVLGVDVSERMLDHARRSTTAGNVTYVAADATTYDFAPVDVCISRFGVMFFADPARAFSNLRRAASRVAFLVWQPRAENEWARVIPEAIGGAFRDDSPFTLGDPEATRDILTTAGFVEPTFTALREPLYYGPDVESAYENVLQLREPQALLAELDPPDAVRARSTLREALAAHATADGVLFDSAAWIVTTE, from the coding sequence GTGTTCGACTACGACGCCGAGCTGAAGTTCTATCGGGAGGCTTTCCGTACTGCGTGCGGTATCCGCCCGGGTGATCGCGTGCTCGACGTCGGGTGCGGGACCGGGCAGACGACGCGCGACGCGGCCCGGGATGCGGCGCCGGGGCCGGTGCTCGGCGTGGACGTGTCGGAGCGGATGCTCGACCACGCCCGGCGGAGCACGACGGCCGGCAACGTCACCTACGTCGCGGCCGACGCGACGACGTACGACTTCGCGCCGGTCGACGTCTGCATCAGCCGGTTCGGCGTGATGTTCTTCGCCGATCCGGCGCGCGCGTTCAGCAACCTTCGCCGGGCCGCGAGCCGGGTCGCGTTCCTGGTCTGGCAACCTCGGGCCGAGAACGAGTGGGCGCGCGTGATCCCGGAAGCGATCGGTGGCGCGTTCCGCGACGACTCGCCGTTCACGCTCGGCGATCCCGAGGCCACACGGGACATCCTCACCACAGCCGGCTTCGTCGAGCCGACGTTCACTGCCCTCCGCGAGCCGCTGTACTACGGGCCCGACGTCGAGTCGGCGTACGAGAACGTCCTCCAGCTCCGCGAGCCGCAGGCGCTGCTTGCCGAGCTCGATCCACCCGACGCCGTTCGCGCCAGGTCCACCCTGCGCGAGGCGCTCGCGGCGCATGCGACCGCCGACGGCGTCCTGTTCGACTCCGCGGCCTGGATCGTCACCACGGAGTGA
- a CDS encoding GAF and ANTAR domain-containing protein, with amino-acid sequence MTMIDPTKDGAASSFASLAVELHDAPGVEETLDAVVQYALQALSCTYAGVAFSARGSRVEVAAVTDPVVAEVYELQLSSQHGPLVSVLQEGRPILIQDTGSDDRWPEWAAKVAALGVRSVLDVPLATGREPRKAAGVLGLYSPKADAFGEDDVAVAHILARHASVALASARHEAALAQAIDARKLVGQAMGILMERFDIDADRAFAVLKRYSQDTNTKLRDVAQQLIDTRKLP; translated from the coding sequence ATGACCATGATCGACCCGACGAAGGACGGTGCTGCCTCGTCCTTCGCCAGCCTTGCCGTCGAGCTGCACGACGCCCCAGGCGTCGAAGAGACACTGGACGCGGTTGTCCAGTACGCCCTGCAGGCCCTCAGCTGCACGTACGCCGGGGTGGCGTTCTCCGCCCGCGGTTCGCGTGTGGAGGTGGCCGCGGTCACCGATCCGGTCGTCGCCGAGGTGTACGAGCTCCAGCTCAGCAGTCAGCACGGTCCGCTGGTGTCAGTCCTGCAGGAAGGCCGGCCGATCCTGATCCAGGACACCGGCAGCGACGACCGCTGGCCGGAGTGGGCCGCGAAGGTCGCCGCGCTCGGGGTCCGCAGCGTGCTCGACGTACCGCTCGCGACCGGTCGTGAGCCGCGCAAAGCGGCCGGCGTGCTCGGGTTGTACAGCCCGAAGGCCGACGCGTTCGGGGAGGACGACGTGGCGGTCGCGCACATCCTCGCGCGGCACGCCTCCGTCGCCCTGGCCTCCGCGCGGCACGAGGCTGCGCTGGCCCAGGCGATCGACGCCCGGAAGCTGGTCGGCCAGGCGATGGGCATCCTGATGGAGCGCTTCGACATCGACGCCGACCGGGCGTTCGCCGTCCTGAAGCGGTACTCCCAGGACACCAACACCAAGCTCCGGGACGTCGCCCAGCAGCTGATCGACACCCGGAAACTGCCCTAG
- a CDS encoding transglycosylase SLT domain-containing protein, with protein sequence MQVAKGWAWVAVGILVAGAWSACSDDNAGQPVTNATPQPTASKPTVSTPIAPKSAGQPTATSAEPWYEDYDPAHFAADVRRYAKQAGINPQLLMAILYNESYKPHDPKFERQWAEVDSDPAFGIANMHKPAFDETKRGRPFAQRKWEELPDNPALAIQAAAWHLHDLAERLPAKRAGLYTKDELLALGYNAGGGNMRIFARGRKAGPQAQSYLDRLHKNWEKSAEALKS encoded by the coding sequence GTGCAGGTGGCGAAGGGCTGGGCGTGGGTGGCGGTCGGGATCCTGGTGGCCGGGGCGTGGAGCGCGTGCTCGGATGACAACGCCGGTCAGCCGGTGACCAACGCCACGCCGCAGCCGACCGCGAGCAAGCCGACCGTGAGTACACCGATCGCTCCCAAGTCGGCCGGTCAGCCGACGGCGACGAGCGCCGAACCGTGGTACGAGGACTACGACCCGGCGCATTTCGCGGCCGACGTACGGCGGTACGCGAAGCAGGCCGGAATCAATCCGCAGTTGCTGATGGCAATCTTGTACAACGAGTCGTACAAGCCGCACGACCCGAAGTTCGAGCGGCAGTGGGCGGAGGTCGACTCGGACCCGGCGTTCGGGATCGCGAACATGCACAAGCCCGCGTTCGACGAGACGAAACGCGGCCGGCCGTTCGCGCAACGGAAGTGGGAGGAGCTGCCGGACAACCCCGCGCTGGCCATCCAGGCGGCGGCCTGGCACCTGCACGACCTGGCCGAACGGCTGCCGGCCAAGCGCGCCGGCCTCTACACCAAGGACGAGTTGCTTGCCCTCGGCTACAACGCCGGCGGCGGCAACATGCGGATCTTCGCCCGCGGCCGCAAGGCCGGCCCGCAGGCGCAGTCGTACCTCGACCGCCTGCACAAGAACTGGGAGAAGTCCGCCGAAGCACTCAAGAGCTGA
- a CDS encoding helix-turn-helix transcriptional regulator, with protein sequence MNRIDRLYALAEELRAAGPRGRTARQLAARFEVSVRTIERDLSALGQAGVPLATKQGRAGGYSVDRAMSLPPLNFTPREAMAVAVALSHSDHVLFARDSRTALQKIVAAMPQPALDEARTAAAKVRLLVRPVPDPDGEIAELIWRAVRDDQVLRIAYTDVGGIETVREVEPQHVVVGPNGSYLTAWCHLRQEERVFRMDRITKAERTAALPQRPPASRRLQVDGFETRLPEAALHPEDLSPTPT encoded by the coding sequence ATGAACCGGATCGATCGGCTGTACGCGCTCGCGGAGGAGTTGCGCGCGGCGGGACCACGAGGGCGTACGGCGCGGCAGCTGGCGGCTCGTTTCGAGGTCAGCGTGCGGACGATCGAGCGTGATCTCAGTGCGCTCGGGCAGGCCGGCGTACCGCTGGCGACGAAACAGGGCCGCGCCGGCGGGTACTCCGTGGACCGCGCGATGAGCCTCCCACCGCTCAACTTCACGCCGCGGGAGGCCATGGCCGTCGCGGTCGCGCTGAGCCACAGCGACCACGTGCTGTTCGCCCGCGACTCCCGGACCGCGCTGCAGAAGATCGTGGCCGCGATGCCTCAGCCGGCTCTCGACGAGGCACGGACCGCGGCCGCGAAGGTGCGGCTGCTGGTGCGGCCCGTGCCCGATCCGGACGGCGAGATCGCCGAGCTGATCTGGCGTGCCGTCCGGGACGACCAGGTACTGCGGATCGCGTACACCGACGTCGGCGGCATCGAGACCGTCCGCGAGGTCGAGCCGCAGCACGTCGTCGTCGGGCCGAACGGTTCCTATCTGACCGCCTGGTGTCACCTGCGCCAGGAGGAGCGGGTCTTCCGGATGGACCGGATCACCAAGGCCGAGCGCACCGCCGCGCTCCCCCAGCGTCCGCCGGCCTCGCGCCGCCTCCAGGTGGACGGCTTCGAGACGCGGCTGCCGGAGGCCGCGCTGCATCCCGAGGACCTTTCCCCAACACCGACATAG
- a CDS encoding DUF1684 domain-containing protein has protein sequence MEFAAPALAVADWRREVFALYLSVRAEPDPAVAHARWQARRNELLTNHPASPVPREQRASYPGARVAPYRPDLRFEATVDADVEPFSWEFESATDGVIPFSRVGVLRLPIGDLDVWWLESYGGGLFVPVKDAVAGRSTYGGGRYLIDTVKGADLGSDLAQGRLVVDLNFAYNPSCAYSPDWTCPLAPATNTVGAELPVGELSG, from the coding sequence GTGGAGTTCGCAGCACCGGCACTGGCCGTGGCCGACTGGCGGCGGGAGGTGTTCGCGCTGTACCTCTCCGTGCGCGCCGAGCCGGATCCGGCCGTCGCCCACGCCCGCTGGCAGGCCCGCCGCAACGAGCTGCTGACGAACCACCCCGCCTCGCCGGTCCCGCGCGAGCAGCGTGCGTCGTACCCGGGAGCGCGCGTCGCGCCGTACCGTCCGGACCTGCGTTTCGAGGCGACCGTCGACGCCGACGTCGAGCCGTTCAGCTGGGAGTTCGAGTCCGCGACCGACGGCGTGATCCCGTTCTCCCGGGTCGGCGTACTGCGGCTGCCGATCGGCGACCTGGACGTCTGGTGGCTGGAGTCGTACGGCGGCGGCCTGTTCGTCCCGGTGAAGGACGCGGTGGCCGGCAGGTCGACGTACGGCGGCGGCCGCTACCTGATCGACACCGTGAAGGGCGCCGATCTCGGCAGCGACCTCGCGCAGGGGCGGCTGGTCGTCGATCTGAACTTCGCCTACAACCCGTCCTGCGCCTACAGCCCGGACTGGACCTGCCCGCTGGCACCGGCAACCAACACGGTCGGTGCCGAGCTGCCGGTGGGCGAGTTGTCGGGCTGA
- a CDS encoding VOC family protein yields the protein MSIPAPGTLAWFEVATDAPEAAEKFYGSLFDWSFGSSGSQTSGGLDYRNITASGADRPMGGLFATNGELPNHAVFYILVADVDATCTDAEQLGGTVVNKRLGNGGGTPDFAYLRDPSGNQFAVFTPRPA from the coding sequence ATGAGCATTCCCGCCCCTGGCACGCTGGCCTGGTTCGAGGTCGCGACCGACGCCCCGGAAGCCGCCGAGAAGTTCTACGGCAGCCTGTTCGACTGGTCCTTCGGTTCCTCCGGGAGCCAGACGTCCGGCGGCCTCGACTACCGCAACATCACTGCTTCCGGCGCGGACCGGCCGATGGGCGGCCTGTTCGCCACCAACGGCGAGCTGCCCAACCACGCCGTCTTCTACATCCTGGTTGCCGACGTCGACGCAACCTGCACGGACGCCGAGCAGCTAGGCGGCACCGTCGTGAACAAGCGCCTCGGCAACGGCGGCGGCACGCCGGACTTCGCCTACCTGCGCGACCCGTCCGGCAACCAGTTCGCCGTCTTCACACCCCGCCCCGCCTGA